GGGCGGGATGGGGCTGCTGCTCACCCAGCTGATCGCGCTGCGCGGCGGCCGCGTGATCGGCACGGTGTCCACCCCGGAGAAGGAGCGGCTGGCCCGGGAGGCCGGGGCCGACGACGTGGTTCGCTACACCGAGCAGGACGTGGCCGAACGGGTGCGGGAGCTGACCGGCGGGGTCGGGGTGCACGTGGTCTACGACGGGGTGGGCGGGGACACCTTCGACGCGAGTCTCGCCTCGCTTCGCCCTCGCGGCACGCTGGCGCTGTTCGGCGCCGCCAGCGGTCCGGTGCCGCCGGTGGATCCGCAACGGCTCAACTCGGCGGGCTCGGTGTTTCTGACCAGGCCGACCCTGGCGCACCACATGCTGGACCGCGCGGAACTGGACTGGCGGGTCGGGGAGCTGTTCGACCTGATCACGCGCAACGAGCTGCGGATCCGCGTCGGGGGCAGCTACCCGCTGGCCGAGGCGAGGCGTGCCCACGAGGCGTTGGAGGGCCGTCGAACCACGGGGAAGGTTCTGCTGGAGCCGTGAGCGCACTCCCCGCCGGGACGGCTCGCGTCCCGGCGGATCGGGTGCGCATCCCTACCCTGGGCCACCGCCCGGCGCCCGGGGTGGGGTCACGTGGTCGTGGCCACCACGGGCACGTTGATCACGTCCCTGGCCAGCGGCGCGATGGCGAACAGTATTGCGCTCAGCAGGGTTTCCGGTACCGAGCTCTCGCGAAGCGCGTCGGCGAGGTGTCCGATGACCAGGTCGTACTCGTCGTGGTGGATCCCCGGCGTCGGGGCATCGTCCGCTCCGGGGACCTCTCGGGAACCGCCGAGCGCGGCGGTGAACAATCGCACCTGGTGCTCGCGCAGCCGCCCCAGGTTGGCACCGTGGAAGTACCCGGCCAGCCGGGAGTCAGCCAGTGCCTTCTCGTAGAACCGGAAGACCACATCGCGTACGACGGGCTCGCCACCGATCTGCTCGTGAATCGTGTTCATCGCTCCTCCGGCGCTGGAATTCGAGTCACCACCGAGTGAATCCAACTCGTTTTTCCGGGGCGTAATCGCCGCGTGAACACCGGAAGTAACTTGTCGGCCCGGGCGTCGAACACTCGACGGCCGGTTCACCGGGTGTCCGTGCGAGTGTCCCGGAATCCTCGCCGCTCCGGTGTTCCCGGTGGTGCTCCGGTCGCGGCGGACCGGGCTGTATCCGCCCGCGAACCCCCGGCCCGTCCTTTTCCTCCCACGAGCGCTCGCGTTCGGCCGAGGGAACGGCTCGAACGGCTGAATCGAAGGAGAGCCTGTGTAGGATCGTGCGGGTAACGCTCCCGCGCGATCACCACGCAACCCGGAGGAGGGCGCGAATGTCGTTGGTTTCCGACGTGCTGGACACGCTTTCGTCGCTTCCCGACGGGCTGCTCCTCACCGTCGCGGGAACCATGGCCTTCGTGGAGTCCGGCCTGGGACTGGGAATGTTCATACCGGGCGAGACCGGAGTGCTGATCGCGAGCGCCTCCGTGGACAACCGGGCGCTGCTCGGGGTGATGCTGCTGGTGGTGACCGTGATGGGCTCGGGAGGCGACCACATCGGCTACCTGCTGGGCAGACGCTACGGACCCGCGATGCGCTCCACCTCGATCGTGCGGCGTCTGGGGGTGCGGCGCTGGGACCAGGCCACCGCCGCGCTGGACAGGCACGGCGGCGCGGCGATCTTCCTCACCAGACTGGTACCCATCGTCAGGACCTTCACCCCCGCGGCGGCGGGTGTCTCCCAGCTGCGCTACAACCGCTTCCTGGTCGCCTCGTTGTCGGCGGCGGCCCTGTGGTCCCTGGTCTACGTGTGCACGGGCGCGCTGGCCCGGGCCTCGCTGGAACGGGTCGAGTCGGTGCTCGGCAACGCCAGCTGGGTGGTCTTCGGCGTGCTGGCCGTGGGGACGGTGACGTTCCTGCTCGTCCGGCGCGCCCGCGCACGCGGTCGGCCGCGATCCGTCGAAGCGGAGTGCTCCACCGAAGCGGAGTGAATCGGCCGGTCGCCGCGTCGAGGTCACCCGGTGGCCCCGGAGTTCGTCCCGTCACGGCCGGTGCCCTCCGGGGAACCGGTGTCCGAGGGAGCGGACGAGGTTTCCCCGGGACGCCGCACGGCGAAGGCGCCGAACAGCAGGACCAGCGCCCCGACCAGCAGTACGAGCACCGAGACGCCGACCTCTCCCAGCAGGTCCGGCACCGTGTCGCGCACGACCATGACCAGCCCCACCACCCCGCCGACGAGCAGTACCAGCTCACGGCGCGACACGAATCCGGCCAGCAGCAGCCCAGCCACCACGAGGGCCAGCGCGTGCCCCCACCACGTCCGCCCGAGCGAGGACACCCAGACGGAGCCGAGGAGCACGACGACCACGCCGAGGGACAGGGCGAAGGTCGGTGCGGCCAGCGCTCGGCGCAGCGCCAGCACGCACCAGAGCGTGCCGACCACGAGCAACAGGACGCCGGTCAGCTCGCTGTGCGCGAACTCCGGTGCGGACGGGCCACCCGGAAGCGATTCGCGGAACCAGAAGTCGGTGAACGAGTGCACCGTTGCCACCGCGGCCACCGCTGTGGCCAACAGCCCGGCCGGCGCGGGCACTGCCAGGTAGCCGAGCAGGGCCAGCACCAGCCCGGTCACCGTCGCGGACAGCGATGCGTGCTCGGCCACGGCCACCCAGACGGCCGAACCGCCGGTGAGCGCGCCCAGCGCGAACAGCAGAGCTGCCAGCCGGCGACGGGCGCCCGGCACGTTCGTCCGCTCGCGCCGCTCGTACCAGCGGCCGAGCAGGTAGCGAGCGGTGACGGCGAACAGCAGAGTGACCCCGAGCAGGATTCCGGCACGGGTGGACCGGGCCAGCGTCTCGTAGGTCAGCTCGGCCAACAGGCCACCACCCGCGAGTACCAGCGCGCCTCCGACGTAGCCCGCTGTTTCGCGCGGCGCTCCGGCCGGGACACCGCGTCGGGGTTCGCTCCGCCGGAGCGCGGCGAGGGCGGCCTCCGCCTGCTCGGCGGTGAGCACCCCTTCACCCACCAGCCGGTACAACGCGGCACGCTGCCTCCGGTTCGTCGTCGCGGACACCACTCCCTCTTTTCTCACTCCGCCCGGGGTGGAACGAGGCGGCGCACCCGGCCGCCGGAGTCGTCACTGACGAGGGTCATCGAACCCGCGGCGGACCGAATCGGGAGCCCGCCGTCCGTACTGGAGCCGCGAGTCCCCGACGGCTCCCTCCGCTCCCGTCGTGGTCCGCTCACCACGCCCACCGGAGCGGAGGGGACACTGTTCGCGGGGAACGAGTCCACGATGACACGGCGTTCCCACCGGCCGGGTCGCGGGACCGAGAACGGCGACCGACGGTGACATTCCGAACACGCGGCGCACGTTTCGGACTGTCACCCGAACGATGGTGAGGCATCGAACTTCACCACGAGGTGGACGGGCCGCGACATCGGCCACGCGACGGGATTACGCTGCAAGTTGGACGAGGGATAACAGCGGAGCGAATCGGTCAAGTTCGACCGGATTCACCGCGCGAGGGAAACTGGAGCCGCGAGGAGTGTCCGTCACAGACGACCTTGCCCGTTTGACCACCAAACGAGTTCCCGAGGACTGGACCGAGCTGGACCAACGCGCCGTGGACACGATCCGCGTACTGGCCGCCGACGCGGTCGAGAAGTGCGGCAACGGTCACCCCGGCACCGCGATGAGCCTGGCCCCTGCCGTGTACGCGCTGTTCCAGCGGGTGCTGCGGCACGATCCCAACGATGCGAGCTGGATCGGCAGGGACCGCTTCGTGCTCTCAGCCGGGCACTCGAGCCTGACGCTTTACCTGCAGCTCTACCTGTGCGGATACGGGATGGAGCTGGAGGACATCAAGAACCTCCGCACCTGGGACTCGGCCACACCCGGCCACCCGGAGTACGGCCACACCACGGGTGTGGAGACCACGACCGGCCCGCTCGGCCAGGGGCTGGCCAACGGGGTCGGCATGGCCATGGCCGCGCGACGCGAACGCGGCCTGTTCGACCCGGACGCCGAGCCGGGCGAGAGCGTCTTCGACCACCAGATCTACGTGCTGGCCTCCGACGGTGACATCGAGGAAGGCGTCACCTCCGAGGCGTCCTCGCTGGCCGGGACCCAGCGGCTGGGCAACCTCACGGTGATCTACGACGCCAACGAGATCTCCATCGAGGACGACACCCACATCGCCCTGTCGGAGGACACCGCCAAGCGTTACGAGGCCTACGGCTGGCACGTGGTCACCGTCGACGGCGGCGAGGACGTGCGGGGCTTCCTGGACGCGGTGGAGGCCGCGCGCGCCGAGACGGACCGTCCGAGCCTGATCGTGCTGCGCACGGTGATCGGCTATCCGGCGCCGAACAAGATGAACAGCGGCAAGGCGCACGGTGCGGCCCTGGGGGCCGAGGAGGTCGCCGAGGTCAAGAAGGCGCTGGGCTTCGACCCCGAGAGGTCCTTCGAGGTCGCCGACGAGGTCCTCGCCCACGCCCGCACGGTCGCCGAGCGCGGCCAGGCCGCGCACCAGAAGTGGCAGATCGCCTTCGACTCGTGGGCAGCGGAGAATCCGCAGCGCAAGGCGCTACTGGACCGGATCAGTGCCCGCGAGCTGCCCGCTGACTGGGCTGACGTGCTGCCCAGCTGGGAACCGGACCCCAAGGGCGTGGCCACCCGAAAGGCGTCGGCCGAGGTGCTGGCCGCCGTCAAGGACGTGCTCCCCGAGCTGTGGGGCGGCTCGGCCGACCTGGCCGAGAGCAACAACACCACGATGAAGGGCGCCGACTCGTTCGGCCCCGAGAGCATCTCCACCGGGATGTTCCAGGCACAGCCCTACGGCCGCACGCTGCACTTCGGTGTTCGCGAGCACGCCATGGGCTCGCTGCTCAACGGGATCGCGCTGCACGGCGGCACCCGTCCGTACGGCGGCACCTTCCTGATCTTCTCCGACTACATGCGCCCGGCCGTGCGGCTCGCGGCGCTCATGCGGGTGCCCACCATCTACGTCTGGACCCACGACTCGATCGGTCTCGGCGAGGACGGGCCGACCCACCAACCGGTGGAGCACCTGGCAAGCCTGCGCGGGATCCCGGGGCTGGCGATGGTGCGCCCGGCCGACGCCAACGAGACGGCCGCCGCGTGGAAGGCGGTGCTGGAGCGGCCCGAGGGTCCCGCCGGGCTGGCGCTGACCCGGCAGGGGGTTCCGACCCTGGAGGGCACCGACCACGCGGGGGTCGCGCGGGGCGGCTACGTGTTGACCGAGGCGTCCTCGGGTACACCGGAGCTGGTGCTAATCGCCACCGGTTCCGAGGTGCAGCTGGCCGTGGCGGCCAGGAAGGTTCTGGAGGACGAGGGCGTTGCCACCCGTGTGGTCTCGATGCCGTGCGTCGAGTGGTTCGACGCGCAGGACGAGAACTACCGGGAGCGGGTACTGCCGTCCTCGGTGCGCGCCCGTGTCGCCGTGGAGGCCGGTATCGCACAGCCCTGGTACCGCTTCACGGGGGACAGCGGCGAGATCGTCTCGCTGGAGCACTTCGGTGCCTCTGCCGACTACAAGACGTTGTTCGAGAAGTTCGGCATCACCACCGAGGCCGTGGTCGCCGCCGCCCGGCGAAGCCTGAGCAGCGCGCGGTCGAAGTAACCGGTCACACCCGGCCGAACCGCAACAGCTGCGAACGACGGAGGTAATAGTGAGCGGCAACAGCAATCTGCAGGCACTCAGCGACGCCGGCGTGGCCATCTGGCTGGACGACCTGTCCAGGCAGCGGATCAACTCCGGCAACCTGGCCGAGTTGATCGCGAACAAGAACCTGGTCGGGGTGACCAGCAACCCCACCATCTTCGCCAGCGCGCTTTCCAACGCGGCCGACTACAGCGACCAGATGGGCGAGCTCGCCAACCGGGGTGCCGGGGTCGACGAGGCCGTGCGCGAGTTGATGACCAAGGACATCCGCGACGCCGCGGACGTCTTCCGCGAGGTGCACACCGCCACCGGCGGTGAGGACGGGCGCATCTCGCTGGAGGTCGACCCGCGGCTGGCCCACGACACCGAGGGCACGGTCCGGGAGGCGCTGGAGCTCGCCAAGGCGGTGGACCGGCCCAACCTGTTCGTCAAGATCCCCGCCACGGTGGAGGGCCTGCCCGCGATCACGCGCACCCTGGCCGAGGGCGTCAGCGTCAACGTGACGCTGATCTTCTCGGTGCAGCGCTACCGCGAGGTCATGGACGCCTTCATCACCGGTCTGGAGCGGGCGAAGGACAACGGCCACGACATCAGCCGCATCTTCTCGGTCGCCTCGTTCTTCGTCTCCCGCGTGGACTCGGAGATCGACAAGCGGCTGAAGAAGATCGACGCTCCCGAGCACCTGTACGGCAAGGCGGCCATCGCCAACGCGCGGTTGGCCTACGCCGCCTACGAGGAGGTCTTCGCCGGCCAGCGCTGGCAGGCCCTCGAACAGGCGGGGGCGCACCGGCAGCGGCCGCTGTGGGCCTCCACCGGCGTCAAGGAGCCCGCCTACTCCGACACCCGGTACGTGGACGAGCTGGTGGCCCCGAACACGGTCAACACGATGCCCGAGTCCACGCTGAACGCGGTCGCCGACCACGGCAACGTCCTCGGTGACACGGTCAGCGGCACGGCCGGGGCCTCCCAGCAGGTGTTCGACTCGCTGTCCGAGGCGGGCATCGACCTGGACGACGTCTACACCGTGCTGGAGCGGGAAGGCGTGGAGAAGTTCGAGAAGTCCTGGGACGAGCTGCTCCGGACGGTTTCGCAACAGCTCGAACAGGCTCGGTAACGGTGACCCGCCCGCGTGGGGACCACTCCCCGCGCGGGCGGGCGACAACGCGGCAGCAGGCGGCCGCCCGGCCGGACCGAGGAGTCCCGGCGAGTGGGTGTTCGGCACGGACGACCGGCCCGAACACGACGGTGGCACCGGGAGCGGTTCCGGTCCGCCACGACGCCACTCGCGGGAGGTCCTCACGGATCGGCGGCCGCCTGTCAGCGTGTGCACCAACCGTCTCGTCACGTGTTGACGTATCGAACGCGAAGGAACCATATGACGACTGAGACCTCAGCCGAGATCACCGATCCTTCGCTGGCACGGGAGGCCGAGCCCCTGGTCCAGCGGCTGGTCGCCGACCGGGCCGCCGGCAAACTCGCCGAGCAGGACCCGACGCTGTGGGGACCGGAGGCCGAGCGGGAAGCGTCGGTCCGACTGTCGTGGACGACCCTGCACGAAACCTCGCGCGGACTGGTCGCCGAGATCGACGCGCTGCGCGCCGAGCTCCACGCGGAGGGGCTGAGCCGGATCGTGCTCGCGGGCATGGGTGGCTCCTCGCTGGCTCCGGAGGTCATCACGGCCACGGCGGGTACCGCGCTGGTCGTGCTGGACACCACCGATCCCGCGCAGGTGCGCGACGCCCTGGAGGGCGAGCTGGAGCGCACCGTGGTGGTGGTTTCCTCCAAGTCGGGGACCACGGTGGAGACGGACAGCCACCGGCGCGTCTTCGAGCGGGCCTTCTCCGAGGAGGGGTTGGACCCCGCCCGGCGCATGATCGTGGTCACCGACCCCGGTTCACCGCTGCAGACCCTCGGGGAGGAGTCCGGTTACCGCAAGGTGTTCACCGCCGACCCGAACGTCGGTGGGCGCTACTCGGCGCTGA
The nucleotide sequence above comes from Actinopolyspora erythraea. Encoded proteins:
- a CDS encoding quinone oxidoreductase family protein, with the protein product MRAVQVTEHGGPEVLHAVDTTDPEPGPEELLVGITASGVNFIDTYQRSGVYPTTLPFVPGSEGAGTVLSTGSGVTGFAVGDRVAWAMVPGGYAERAVVPASKAVALPTEISDRTAAAAMLQGLTAHYLTASTHPVKPGTVALVHAAAGGMGLLLTQLIALRGGRVIGTVSTPEKERLAREAGADDVVRYTEQDVAERVRELTGGVGVHVVYDGVGGDTFDASLASLRPRGTLALFGAASGPVPPVDPQRLNSAGSVFLTRPTLAHHMLDRAELDWRVGELFDLITRNELRIRVGGSYPLAEARRAHEALEGRRTTGKVLLEP
- a CDS encoding group I truncated hemoglobin, coding for MNTIHEQIGGEPVVRDVVFRFYEKALADSRLAGYFHGANLGRLREHQVRLFTAALGGSREVPGADDAPTPGIHHDEYDLVIGHLADALRESSVPETLLSAILFAIAPLARDVINVPVVATTT
- a CDS encoding DedA family protein; the encoded protein is MSLVSDVLDTLSSLPDGLLLTVAGTMAFVESGLGLGMFIPGETGVLIASASVDNRALLGVMLLVVTVMGSGGDHIGYLLGRRYGPAMRSTSIVRRLGVRRWDQATAALDRHGGAAIFLTRLVPIVRTFTPAAAGVSQLRYNRFLVASLSAAALWSLVYVCTGALARASLERVESVLGNASWVVFGVLAVGTVTFLLVRRARARGRPRSVEAECSTEAE
- a CDS encoding DUF2157 domain-containing protein; the encoded protein is MSATTNRRQRAALYRLVGEGVLTAEQAEAALAALRRSEPRRGVPAGAPRETAGYVGGALVLAGGGLLAELTYETLARSTRAGILLGVTLLFAVTARYLLGRWYERRERTNVPGARRRLAALLFALGALTGGSAVWVAVAEHASLSATVTGLVLALLGYLAVPAPAGLLATAVAAVATVHSFTDFWFRESLPGGPSAPEFAHSELTGVLLLVVGTLWCVLALRRALAAPTFALSLGVVVVLLGSVWVSSLGRTWWGHALALVVAGLLLAGFVSRRELVLLVGGVVGLVMVVRDTVPDLLGEVGVSVLVLLVGALVLLFGAFAVRRPGETSSAPSDTGSPEGTGRDGTNSGATG
- the tkt gene encoding transketolase gives rise to the protein MTTKRVPEDWTELDQRAVDTIRVLAADAVEKCGNGHPGTAMSLAPAVYALFQRVLRHDPNDASWIGRDRFVLSAGHSSLTLYLQLYLCGYGMELEDIKNLRTWDSATPGHPEYGHTTGVETTTGPLGQGLANGVGMAMAARRERGLFDPDAEPGESVFDHQIYVLASDGDIEEGVTSEASSLAGTQRLGNLTVIYDANEISIEDDTHIALSEDTAKRYEAYGWHVVTVDGGEDVRGFLDAVEAARAETDRPSLIVLRTVIGYPAPNKMNSGKAHGAALGAEEVAEVKKALGFDPERSFEVADEVLAHARTVAERGQAAHQKWQIAFDSWAAENPQRKALLDRISARELPADWADVLPSWEPDPKGVATRKASAEVLAAVKDVLPELWGGSADLAESNNTTMKGADSFGPESISTGMFQAQPYGRTLHFGVREHAMGSLLNGIALHGGTRPYGGTFLIFSDYMRPAVRLAALMRVPTIYVWTHDSIGLGEDGPTHQPVEHLASLRGIPGLAMVRPADANETAAAWKAVLERPEGPAGLALTRQGVPTLEGTDHAGVARGGYVLTEASSGTPELVLIATGSEVQLAVAARKVLEDEGVATRVVSMPCVEWFDAQDENYRERVLPSSVRARVAVEAGIAQPWYRFTGDSGEIVSLEHFGASADYKTLFEKFGITTEAVVAAARRSLSSARSK
- the tal gene encoding transaldolase → MSGNSNLQALSDAGVAIWLDDLSRQRINSGNLAELIANKNLVGVTSNPTIFASALSNAADYSDQMGELANRGAGVDEAVRELMTKDIRDAADVFREVHTATGGEDGRISLEVDPRLAHDTEGTVREALELAKAVDRPNLFVKIPATVEGLPAITRTLAEGVSVNVTLIFSVQRYREVMDAFITGLERAKDNGHDISRIFSVASFFVSRVDSEIDKRLKKIDAPEHLYGKAAIANARLAYAAYEEVFAGQRWQALEQAGAHRQRPLWASTGVKEPAYSDTRYVDELVAPNTVNTMPESTLNAVADHGNVLGDTVSGTAGASQQVFDSLSEAGIDLDDVYTVLEREGVEKFEKSWDELLRTVSQQLEQAR